TTAGATACTTTAAATATAAAAAAAGAGATTAAAAGTGTTTTTTTATATGATATTAATAAAGATAATATTAAAGAGATATTTATAATTTATAATGAAAATAATAAAAATTCTTTAGAAGGATATTCGCTAGGAAATCTATACATGAATGAGAATGGATATGAAGAAGAGGAAGCGATAGATTTTTTTAAAACGCTTAATATTGCTACTTCTCAAAAATTAAATAAAAAAATCGAAAATGTTCAAAATTTTAATGCTAGTTTAGCTAAAAAAGAACTGGAGCAGTTAGTGCCTTATTATAAAGTTGTAAATTTTAATGATTATAACATTTGGGATGTTTCAAAAAGGATGGGAAAAGATGAATATAATAGCAAAGCTTATCTTTATCAATATGAACTTATTCCTCAAGATTATGAAAAGTTTAATCTCCAGAAATATTTTAAAATTTATTCACTTGATAAATTGAATTTCATAAAAAATATTGGAAACAGTATAATATTTAGTGATGGAAATTACTATTTTCTTTTTCAGATTCAAAGATTGGGATTGATAACTTTGGAAGAAGTTTTTCAAGGAGAGATATTAGAGAATAGTATTATAAAAAATGGAAAATATTTTAATGAATATGAAAACGGAGACTACAAAAAGAATAGTAAAACTGGAATTTGGAACTCTTATGAGTATTCAGAGGAGCTAAAGCGTTATCTACCTATTAAAAAGTATTTTGCTAATGGAATATTAATTAGAAAAGATATTTTTTATAGAAGATCTGAAGAACTTCATATATTTTCTTCAACTACTTATAATTCTAAAAATGAAATAGAGGAGATAAAATATTTTGAAGAAAATGGTGAAGTATCACAAATTAAAACTTATAAGGACTCTATTTTAGAAAAAGTTGTAAACTATACTCATTATAAAAGGAATTATTCGATATATGATAAAGTGATTAATCCTCAGAGTGGTTATGAATACTATAAAGCTAGAGAGTCACTGACACAATTTAAAGATTTAAATCTTTTAGATGCAAAGTTGGAAAATAAGGAGTTAAATCTATACTCTTTAAAAAGTTCTGACAATAAAGATATCTTTGTTGTATTTCAAAATTATTCTCCTGGAAAAACTTCTCAAGATGGGATTCGTTGGTATGAAGATCCGCTTAAATATTTTGGAATAAAAGAGATTTTTTATGGAAAAAGAAAAAGTGAAAAAATAAAATCTTATGAGGATATAGTTAAAGATGGATATTTTGAAGAGTTTAACTTAGGATTTTTCCCAGGAACAGCTTCTATAACAGAATCACCATGTAATGTAGAAACCGTTGTAAAAACTGGATATTTTTCTAACGGAGCGGAAAGTGGAGTTTGGAAAAATTATGATTCTTCTAGAGGTGATTTAATATCATCTTTTAACTATGTTAAAGGAGTATTAGACGGTCCATATGAAATATATTTTTCTAATGGAGCATTAAAAGAAAATGGTGAGTATAGAAATGGGGTAAAAGTTGTTTTGTGGGAAGCTGGACCACAATATTGGCCATCGTATTAGCTAAAGTAAAGTTGGAGCTGTATAAAAAATTACTTTAGGAGGAAGACGTGAAAAAATATTTGATTTTGATTATATTATTATTTGTTAGTGCGTGTGATAAAAATGAAGTGACAAAGATATATTATAAAAGTGGGAAATTAAAAACTGAGTTAATCTATGAAAAAGGAAAAGACAATGGGATTGTTAAGGATTATTTTGAAAGTGGAGAACTTCAAAGTGAAAGAGTATATAAGAATGGTGAATTAAATGGAGTAACTAAAATATACTATAAAAATGGAAAAGTATATGGGGAGTTCACATATAAAGATGGAAAGTTAAATGGTGTTGCAAAGGATTATTATGAAAATGGGCAATTAAGAACAGAAGCATTTTATAAGGATGATATAGAGGATGGAGTTGTTAAAATATATTATGAAAATGGACAACTAAAAACTGAAATGTTTTGCAAAGTTGGAGAAGCAGATAGAATTATTGAAAGCTATTACGAAAATGGGAAGATTAAAAATTAAGATACTGAGGAGCAAAAAATGAAAAGTTTAAGTTTAGGTATGTGGGATTCTAAGGATTTTTTCTATACTGGTGGGGAAACAGACATCAATAAAATAAAAGATGTTGAACTTCAATTGGGATATAAATTACCTGAGAGTTATGTAAATCTTTTATTGGAAAGAAATGGATGGAGTCTATTAAAGAATTACTATTTAGTTCCAGATTTTGATTATGACTATGAATATTTTGAAGGGATATTTGGAGTTGATTCTACAAAAGAGTACTCTTTGTGTGGAAAATTTGGAAATGAGTTTTGGACAGAGGAGTGGGGTTATCCAAAGTATGGTGTATATTTTGGTAGTCATATAAGCTATGGGCATTTGATGCTGCTTTTAGATTATAGAAAGTGTGGACCAGATGGGGAGCCAGAGGTTGCCTTAGTAGATCAAGAGAGTGACTATAGAATAACTTTTTTAGCAAAAAACTTTGAAGAGTTCATGAGAAATCTACTGACAGAGGATCAACTTGAGGAAAAAATAGACTCTTTAATTAGAGAGTCTTCAGAAAATATAGAGAAGAATATTGATCTTTTAAAAAATTATGAGATTAGAGGTGGACTAAGAACAAAAATTGGAGATTATCAAGGAGCTGAAGAGGATATCTCAAAAGCTATTGAGCTAAATCCAGAAAATCTTAACTACTATTTTAGAAGAATGGACCTTAGAGAAGAAATTGGTGATATCACTGGAAGTTTAGAAGACTGTAAAAAACAGATGGAAAGTAACAGCTCTTACTATTTGCTTCGTAAAAAAATAGACTATGAGATGAAGTTAGAAAATTATGAAGAGGCGATAGAGGATTTCACCACTCTAATTGAAAAAAATCCAGAGGATTCAAATAATTATATAGCAAGAGCTATTTGCCATATGAATTTATGGCAGACTCCACTTGCTGTAAATGATTATAACAAAGGGATAGAGAAGTTTCATAAGGATAGTGATAATCGAGATGGATATTTTGATTATAAAGGGATGTTTGAA
Above is a genomic segment from Cetobacterium somerae ATCC BAA-474 containing:
- a CDS encoding toxin-antitoxin system YwqK family antitoxin → MKKYLILIILLFVSACDKNEVTKIYYKSGKLKTELIYEKGKDNGIVKDYFESGELQSERVYKNGELNGVTKIYYKNGKVYGEFTYKDGKLNGVAKDYYENGQLRTEAFYKDDIEDGVVKIYYENGQLKTEMFCKVGEADRIIESYYENGKIKN